From the Ciconia boyciana chromosome 6, ASM3463844v1, whole genome shotgun sequence genome, the window agcggggacccGTCACGGCAggcgggacccccccccgccacctCGGGGGACCCCCGCGCAGCcaccggccccgcggggcggggggggccacGGCGGAGCCGCGCACCGGGGCAGACTCACCGTAAGCGAAGAGGCCGGGCAGCTGGTAGACCTGGCGCCCGAAGACGTTCCTCCCCAGGGTGGGCGGCAGCGGCTCGTACCCCACCTGCGGCGGGGACAGGCAGCCTGCAGCCGGTACCGGGCCCGGTGCCCCCCCGCCCTCCGTTACCAGCCCCCCCTTACCTGCACCAGCACTTTCACGTACATGAGGGGCTGCGAGAGCACCGTCAGCCCCGAGCCCAGCAGCACCTGCGAGGCCGCGTCCGCCATGGTGCCGCCCCGGCGTCACGGCCCAGAAGGACACCACCGCCGCCGCTTCCGCTTCCGCCCTCCCGGTACTTCCGGCGCGCCCGCCAATCGCTTCCGCCCGGAGGCGTGGCCCCGCCGGGTCGCCATGGCAACGAGGGGGGCGTCACCGCGGCCTACAGGCCTGAGGCGCCGCCATGGCAACGCGGCCTGCGGGGCCGCGCCACGGCCGGCAGGCCTCAGGTGACGTCATGGCGACGGGGCCTGAGGTAATGCCGTGGCGAGGAGGCCTGAGGTGACGTCACGGCGACGGGGCCTGCGGCACCAACGGAGCCCGAGGCAGCTgcagggcggcggggccggggcccgggccTGAGTCCGGCAgcccctgggcaggctggagggccgggggccgcgggggctcGACGGCACGGGGAGAACGGGCGTCACCACGCCGAGGCACAGCCACGACGGCACCGGCTTTAATCGCGAGCACAGGCGCAGCAGCGCGCGGCGGCGGGTGGCGAGGCCCTGCCGGGGGCGGTGAGGCGGGGACGCGCCCTGCGCCTGCGGGCAGCAgccgcctgcccgccctgctgcctgccccgccgccgggaCGGCCCCGTTTCGGTTCCTGGGGCCGTATCCTGTGAGGAATCACCGGTGACACCGGGGCGGGGGTTGCTCAGCGGCGGCCGACGGCGCGACACCGCGCTGGTGCCACCGTCCAGCTGAGAGCCCACCGTGGCGGCGTGGCGGccatcccctgctccagctgcgcTGGGAAGGGTCACACCGGAGCTGGCTCCAGGCTCCTCTCCCGCCGCGCTGCCTCCCCTCGGGGTGCTGGGAAAAGCCGTCCGCCTGTGGGTCCTGGAGGGGCCCAGCCTGGCCTGGGGTGTCACGGAAGAGGGGTTGGACCCACTGGGAGCCCCAGGGGTGCTGGCACCAGGCTGGGACAGCACTGGGGACAAGCGTCCCGGCAGGACGGTCCCCTCTGGGACCGGGTGGACTGTGCTCGTGGGCTCACCGGGATGCTGGCACGGCTCCGGTAGACAGCATTTGTCCGGAGCAGGGCATTCCTCGCTCTCCGGCTCCGCAGCCGCTTCCTCCTCCGTTGCTCCAGCTGCGCCGGATGGCAAAGCGGTGCCGGGGCGTCCGCACCCTGCGACGCCTCGCGCCTCCCTGGCGCTTCGTCCCTCCCGCCCCGCAAGCGGCAGCACCCGGGGACTCaccggccgggccgggccgcagAGGTGAGCTGGGGGCCCATCGGACACGGAGCTGTCGGAGCCGCTGGTGCTGTGTGGGGGAGACGAccgcctgcagcccccaccGGCACTGCGGGGCTCCGTGGGGCACCGCGGCCGGGACGTACCTGGACTCGAGCTCGGAAGGGGAGATGTCGCTCCAGCTGCTGCCGGAGCCCAGCGCCCGGCCCAGCCGCTGCCGCAGCAGCGCATCCACCTCCGACAGGCACTGCTGGAACTGCGGGACGGGGCCAGCGTCACCGTGGCCCCACTACGGCACCGGGACCGGCCGGGGTGCCGTGGTTCGAGCGGCAGCTGCCGGCCCACCTTGGCGGGATGGGGGTCGCAGAAGTCGAGCAGGGTGTCGCAGAGGTGGTAGCCCAGCGACTTGAGATCCTCAACGGTGAAGTGCGAGCTCCTCCCGCCTGGAGGAGACCGGGGAGAACAAAACAAGCAGCGGCTTCCCAGCCCGGGGACCACCCGCCCGCCAACACACCCGACACCGTCACCCCCGGCCCACGGCAGCCCCTCACCCAGCGTGGAGCCACCGAACGCCACCTCCATGGTGTAGCTGTTGGAGACGCCCATGCGCCACATGACGACCCTGCCCGTCCCCGCTTTGCTCTTCTGCACCTTGAActtgcagctggggaaggagaactGGGGCCGGCCCCGGGGTCAGCACGGCGGGGGGAtgcgtccccctccccagccccgcagggACACCGCGGTGGCACCCTGGGAAGCAGCACGGCAGCCGCGTTCCCCGCGTCACCAGCCGGCGTCACCGGGAAGCTGGGTGGGGATGCCACTCCCCGCCTTCAGAGCGTCCCACCTTGTCGGGGGCATTTTTGCTCAGCATCAGGGGGAAGACGCGCTGGCGCAGCCGCGgcccggcgccggccccgctgTTGTCACAGCCGTACATGAAGACGTTGTTCTTCCGGCTGTGCCCGTGGAAATCACAGTACAGCACCACCTCCCGCTCCGCCAGCACCCTGCACGCATCAGGATACGGCCGTTGGCACCACCGCGGGAGCGGCACCGGCTCCCCGCGCCCCCACCTCACCTCTCGACCATGGCCCGCAGGTGCCACACGCCGGGGAAGGAGCCGCGGAGCGCCGTCCCGTAAGCCCTGTTGGGGTCCCGgcctgccagggagcagcgggAGTTGCCCACCACCACCCCGTCGGGGTTGAGCATGGGCACCACCTTGAAGACGAAGAGCCGGCGCAGGAGCCGGGCGTCGGCGTGGGCGCTGAGGAGGAAGTCGAGGAAGCCCCGCATGGCCCAGGAGCCGCCGGTCTCCCCGGGGTGCGCGCGGGCGCTCAGCACCACCGCCCGCTTGGCCGCCGCGCCGGCGGGGCTGGTGATGGTCAGCAGGTAGACGGTGTTGCCGGCCAGGCTGCGGCACAGCGCCCGCACCGCGCAGTACCGCGAGCGCACCGGGTCGCCCGCCAGCGCCCGCAGGTAGCGCTGCAGGTCGGAGTAGGTGTAGGGGTAGGAGTGGGCGAAGAAGCAGGTGTCGCCGTCGTGGGGGAAGCGCGACGTCCAGGAGAGGCGGAAGGTGGCCGGCtcctccccgctgccgccccggtAGTAGCAGACGTCAGCCCCGACCCGGCGCCAGCCGATGCCGCGGCTCTGGGCGTCCCGCTGGGAGTAGAGCAGCGGCCGCATGCCCTCGCCGTAGAGGCTCTTGGGCTTCGCCAGGTTGGCGATGGTGAAGCGGTAGAGAGGGTCTCGCCGGGTGTTTTGGACGCGGAAGTAGAACCACTGGGTGTGCTTGGCGGTGTACAGGTCCGGCCGCAGCGTCAGCACGTACTCGTAGGGGCCCCTGCACGGCAGGACGGGCCACCCTccggctcccggccccgccgccggtgccccccctcgccccccagcccctctcttACACCTTGACGGCTTTCTGGAGGTTGCCGCTCTCAAAGCGGGATTCGAAGAGCAGCGTGGCGTCCTGGGGACCCTCCAAGGGGGCCGCCGGCGAGGAGAGGGGGCCCGGGGCCCCCCCGACCCGAGCGCGGGTGAAGCTGGAGCCTCGGGGCGCTGTGGGGGGAAGCTCGGAGGGAGGGCGATGGCGGCTTGGGGAGGCTGAGGGGGCAGCCGggggtgctgcctgctccccgcTACCTGGGCTGAGGCGGTAGACGACAGCGCCCTGCTCCTCGCCAAGGGTCGGCGGGGCCCACCGGTGGCCCGTGGGCTGGCAGAAGGGCTCCGGTTCAGGGGGGACCCACTCTGGAGGCGGGGGGAGGACAGAGATGGGTGCCGTGGGCACGGCGGGGGTCCGGCGCAGGGGGGGGACGGCCGGAGCGCTCCCTCACCGATGTGCTCGATGGCCTCCTCGATGACCTCGCACTCGACGGGCCagcggggagcgggcaggggtCCCCGCGCCAAGGGAAGGGCAAAGAGAGCCCGCGGCTCCCCCGGGGACCTGCGGTGCCGTGCCGGGGGGCCCAGCGTGCCccggggaggggccgggcccagcaccccaggggcTGCAAGAGGAgcgggaggggctggggggctccagCAGAGAGGGGGGAGCCCAGGCTGGGAGGgttgggatggggacacccccaaaGCCACCCGCCACCCCACAGGCAGGGaggggccccccccgccccgtgaTGATGCAGCTCCAggcgccgggggctgcggggggcgaTGGGGTCTCACTCACGGCTTGGCCTCTGCCCAGGACCCTGCAGGCAGCCGGGGTCGGTGCTGCCTGTGCCGGGCACCGCggtggggtgctgctgggtgggaTCCCCCGGGGACGCGGGGGTCTTCTGCCCGCCCGTCTTCCGGCCTTGGGGAGAGCACCGCTGCAGCCCGAAGGgccgggggacgcggggacgcGCCCCTGGGGCCAGGGCTCACCTCGGAAGTAGCCATAGTAGCGCAGGTGGCTGCGCATGAAGCTGTCGTAGGGCTCGGGGAGCGGCCCGCCACCaaacccccccagccccccctccccgaccCCGGCAGCCCGGCGCGCCGAGGGCTGCATGGCTGCGAGAGGCCCGGTGAGACCCTGCTCCGGTCCGGCAGTGCCGGGGACCTGGGACGCGGTCGCTGAGCGACGGGCGCGGCGGCAACAGGGAGGGACAGGGCGGTCccggagcagagctgggaaaggagCCAGAGGGGTTTCATTACCCTGGCAGCCACCGAAGGGCCACAAAGGGCTCCCAGGGCTGAGCCAGGGCCACCGCACGCGCCAGCCCCAAACCGCCCCCCGCCTCCCACCGCCGCGGCAGGGGCAAGGGCAGCCCCCGCTCAACCAGACGGCACGTCCCAAACTGCTACGATTTATTGGACAACGGTCAAGTGGTGAACTGtacatctgtaaaaaaaaaaaaatgaaaaaaaaaaaagagtgcgGTGCGCTTCATGTGCTCGACGCGGTTTTCCTCCGCTTCAGCCGCGCTCGCCAGTCCTCCGGCAGCGCCTCGAAGTTGGCGTTCCTCTCCGCCATGCCACTGCGGGGACAAAGCGGGACGTCAGAGCCCGGGCGGCGAAAGGTGACAGTCCCCACACCACCCTCGCGTGCCCCCCCGGGGCCAGAGGGGCGGATCCCCACTCTGCCTTTACAGGGGACAAGGAAAtgtcgtgtgtcccccccggAGGAGCCGAGCCGGGCAGCGCGCCAGGGAGCCCGTACctcatcagctgctgctgcttccactcCTCGATGCGCCGCTGGGCGGTGGTCTCCCGGTCCTCCTCGCTGGAGCTGGAGTTCTCCTCCTCGTCCAGCTCCCGCTGGATGCTCTGCCACTTTTTCACCAGCGACGGCATCTTCGTCTTGCCCTTCTTGCCCTGCGCCAGAAACGCACCAGGCCGCGGTGAGGGCGgctggaaagggaggagagggcacCCGGCACGCCGGCGACAGACTGGGGCAAGAGCAGCCTCCTACCTTGTCCTTCCGCCCCTTCCTCGGCTTCTCCTtctccggcggcggcggcgccttGGGGGCGGGAGGTGGGGGCGTctgggggggcagcgggggaggCGGCTGGTCGGCGGTgccggcagcgggcagggctCCTCGCGCCGGGGCTGGCTGCACGGTGGCGGCGGCGAGGCTGACGGGCGCGGCGCACTCCGAGTAGCTCATGACAGAAGGCGCAGCAGGCGCCGTCACACCCAGGAAGCCGGACTGCAGGCCCAGCGCGGCGGGCTGAGGGCCGGCGTGGCCCGGCGCGATGCGGAGGTTGGGGCGGCCCTGGATCTCGCCCTGCAGCCGCTGGCGCGGCCTCAGGGAGGCGAGGGGCACGGCCGAAGGCTGGTACTTGCCGGCGGCCATCAGGGGCTGGCTGTAGATGACGGGGCAGCTGCCGATGGTGGCCGTTCGCTGCATCAGCCCCGGGTTCATCTCCGCGGCTTTCCTCTTCTGAGGCTTGGCGGagagcagcggggccgggctcgGTTCGACGGCACCCTGGAAGAGAGCGCCGACGTGAGCGCCGAGCCGGGAGGGATGCAGCCCCGAGGCCCGGCCGTATGAGCGCCCTTCCGCGCCCCCTCCCGGGTTCACGTGCGCCCAGCGTGGGGTGGTTGGGCTGGCCGAGCCCCGGCTTCGCCCGGCTGCCGGCACCACGGCtcacctggctgctgctggcagctgggcgCAGGAGAGGCTTCAGGGGAGCGTCTTCCTCCGTTCCAGGGGCGGGCGGCTCCTCGCCCCCCTCATCTTCCATCTCCACTTCCTGGATCTCGCCGTCTTCTCCgggaggcgggggcggcgggggcggcggcgggggcgagTCTggcggaggcggaggcggcggaGGCATTTCCAAAGGCAAGGGAGGTTGGAGGACCGGGACAGAGGACTGAAGCAGAGTCCAAAATGGAGTGAGCGGCATGAGAGACGTAGCAGGAACTTGGCCTGAGAAGGATTCTTTACAAAGGGAGCCTGAAGAATACATATTGACACAGGCTTGAAAACCCACGCTACGGACCGCgttgcctgctcctgcccgctGCCTCCCTGCCAGGGCCCTGCCTGGGAGcgggcaggcagagctcagcccacGGGCTCGACCGACGAGCTGCACGCCGCCTTCCCCAGCACCGCTGCGATGCCTAAAACCGATGGGGACAGCTCGGACGTGGGAGCGGCGCTCGTCCCGGCTTCGCTGAAGCCGCCGCGAGATGCTGCGGGAGGGAGGCCAGCGCCACTGCGTACCGCTGGA encodes:
- the AGBL2 gene encoding cytosolic carboxypeptidase 2, with translation MQPSARRAAGVGEGGLGGFGGGPLPEPYDSFMRSHLRYYGYFRGEPWPQGRVPASPGPSGCSAPGVLGPAPPRGTLGPPARHRRSPGEPRALFALPLARGPLPAPRWPVECEVIEEAIEHIEWVPPEPEPFCQPTGHRWAPPTLGEEQGAVVYRLSPGSGEQAAPPAAPSASPSRHRPPSELPPTAPRGSSFTRARVGGAPGPLSSPAAPLEGPQDATLLFESRFESGNLQKAVKVGPYEYVLTLRPDLYTAKHTQWFYFRVQNTRRDPLYRFTIANLAKPKSLYGEGMRPLLYSQRDAQSRGIGWRRVGADVCYYRGGSGEEPATFRLSWTSRFPHDGDTCFFAHSYPYTYSDLQRYLRALAGDPVRSRYCAVRALCRSLAGNTVYLLTITSPAGAAAKRAVVLSARAHPGETGGSWAMRGFLDFLLSAHADARLLRRLFVFKVVPMLNPDGVVVGNSRCSLAGRDPNRAYGTALRGSFPGVWHLRAMVERVLAEREVVLYCDFHGHSRKNNVFMYGCDNSGAGAGPRLRQRVFPLMLSKNAPDKFSFPSCKFKVQKSKAGTGRVVMWRMGVSNSYTMEVAFGGSTLGEGLPSHFTVEDLKSLGYHLCDTLLDFCDPHPAKFQQCLSEVDALLRQRLGRALGSGSSWSDISPSELESSTSGSDSSVSDGPPAHLCGPARPVSPRVLPLAGREGRSAREARGVAGCGRPGTALPSGAAGATEEEAAAEPESEECPAPDKCCLPEPCQHPGQAGPLQDPQADGFSQHPEGRQRGGRGAWSQLRCDPSQRSWSRGWPPRRHGGLSAGRWHQRGVAPSAAAEQPPPRCHR